From Pseudoramibacter sp.:
GTCCTTCAGAGCGATGCGTCAAAATCTGTGGTGGATCTCACCGTCGACGGGACACCATACCGGGCGACAATCAATCTGCCGGGAGGCTACAATATTTACAACGCCTGCGGCACTGTTGCTGTCGGCCGTGCGCTGAAACTTGACATGACAGCCGTAATCCGGTCTTTATCTGAATTTGCACCGGGATTTGGCCGGATGGAAAAGCTCGTCATCGATGGAACGCCGATTCGGATGATTCTGGTGAAAAATCCCGCAGGCTGCAACCAGGTGCTCAATTTTGTCACCAATGTATCAGAACCTTCTGTTTTTGTAGTCTGCCTCAACGACCGCGATGCGGACGGTACGGATATCTCGTGGATCTGGGATGTGGACTTTGAAAAAATCGCAGAGATGGGCAGTCAGTTAAAGGGTTTGTTCCTTTCCGGGGTGCGCGCTGACGAAATGGCCCTGCGGTTTAAATACGCCGGCATTCCAGAAGAAAAGATGAAAGTCATCAAAGATTACGAAACACTGATGAAAACCTGCGCGGCACAGAAATGCCCGGTATACATCATGCCCACCTACACGGCGATGATGGATTTACGGAACAAAATCACAAAAATGTACGATGTGAAAAACTTTTGGGAATAAGGAGATGAAGATAATGGATCAACCACTTAGAATCTGCCATTTGTATCCGGATATTCTCAATTTGTACGGAGACCGCGGCAATGTGCTTTGTTTAAAACGCCGCATGGAATGGCGCAATATGCCTGTAGAAGTGTCAAAAGTCGGGGTGGGAGAGCCCTTGAAAGCAGATGATTACGATCTTTTCTTCGTCGGCGGCGGCCAGGACTTTGATCAGGAAGTACTCCTGCCTGATTTGTTTTCCGGAAAAGACAAGGAATTAAAGGCAGCCATTGAAGACGGCAAGCCGGTTCTCGCGATCTGCGGTGGCTATCAGATGCTCGGCGCTTACTACAAGACCTGGGACGGCAAACAGATTGATTTTATCGGGGCTTTGGATTTTTATACCAAAGGAGTCAAGACGCGCATGATCGGCAATTACGTCTTTACTTTTGATGACCGTCCCGGAGTCAATGTCATTGGATTTGAAAATCATTCCGGGAAGACCTATCTCGGCGCAGGGGTGCGCCCGATGGGGACGGTTCTGAAAGGGTACGGCAATAACGGCGAGGACAAAACCGAAGGGGTGCGCTACAAGAATGTCTTCGGGACTTACAGCCACGGCTGTCTGCTGCCCAAGAACCCGGCGGTAGCAGATGCGCTGCTGTCTGCAGCGCTGGAAAGAAAAACAGGTCACGGAGAATTAAGCCCTTTGCCGGACCGCTTTGAAAACCGCGCCCACGATGAAATGGAAAAAAGGCTTTTGGGGTAATGAAAGAAGGAGAAAAGCGTGTACGAAGACTTTGCGAAAGTTTACGATGAATTGATGCAGGAGATTGATTACGACGAATGGGCGGATTATCTCTTCAGAATGACGTTGAATGCCACAACGCCCATCAAAAAAATTTTGGAATTTGGCTGCGGCACAGGAAATATCACCTTGCGCCTCGCAAAAAAAGGCTTTGATGTCACGGCAGTGGATTTATCCGAAGATATGCTGACCGTGGCAGACGAAAAAGCAGAAGCCCAGGGCATTGACAATGTCCGGTTTTTTAAAGGCGACATGAGCAATTTCCAGATTGATGAAACTTTTGATGCGGTCATCGTCTGCTGCGACAGTTTTAATTATCTTGAAAATCTGGAAAAGGTCGAATCCTTTATTGCCTGTTCTAAAGAAGCCCTGCGTCCCGGCGGGCTTTTGATGTTCGACATGAATACGCCGGAAAAATACAAAGAAACCATCGGGGACAATACCTTTGTTTATAATTTTGACAATGTGTACTGTGTATGGGAAAATACCCTTAAGCCCGAAGAAGAAAAAATCGATTTTGACCTGTCTTTCTTCGTACGCCGAAAGGACGATTTGTACGAACGCTACGAAGAACAGCAGAGCCAGTATTATTATCCGGTGGAAGAAATTTTCAGGCTGTTAAAAATCCCTTCTTTTAAGAATCAGAAGATTTATGATTTCGGCACATTCCTGGCTGGCGGGGCCCTCAGCGACCGTGTTCAGTACGTTGCCGAAAAAAGATAAAAAATGTGTAAAAAAATCGAAAAAAAGATTTGACAAGCACGGGGTTCTAGCGTATAATAATACCCGTGCTTGAGATTTGGTCGCTTAGCTCAGCTGGGAGAGCATCTGCCTTACAAGCAGGGGGTCACAGGTTCGAGCCCTGTAGCGACCACCAGAAAGCAACATCTTATTTATTATATGGCCAGGTAGTTCAGTTGGTTAGAATGCCAGCCTGTCACGCTGGAGGTCGTGAGTTCGAACCTCATCCTGGTCGCCATGCCCAGATAGCTCAGTCGGTAGAGCAGGGGACTGAAAATCCCCGTGTCGGTGGTTCAATTCCGCCTCTGGGCACCATTTAACGGTGCGGAAGTGGCTCAGTGGTAGAGCATCGCCTTGCCATGGCGAGGGTCGCGAGTTCAAATCTCGTCTTCCGCTCCATTTTATTTTGGTGGCATAGCCAAGCGGTAAGGCAAAGGTCTGCAAAACCTCTATTCCCCAGTTCGATTCTGGGTGCCACCTCCATAAAGAAGGTAAACGCTAAACCAGACAAGGTGCTGGGTTAGCGTTTTTTTAGTAGGAGGAGAAAGGTGTTCGAATATATCAAAGGAGAATTGGAAGCACAGCGTGCAGATGGCGTTGTCATTGAGACCGGCGGGTTCGGATATTGGATTCGCACGTCGATGACCACCAGTGCCAAGCTTCCGGAGCTGCATCAGCCGGTCAAGCTTCTACTTTATCCCGCCTTCAGGGAAGACGACGTGACGCTGTACGGCTTTTTTTCAGAAGAAGAACGCCAGCTTTTTGTCACGCTCATTGGCATTTCCGGCGTCGGTCCCAAAGCGGCGATGAGTCTGCTCTCTCAGTTTGATGAAGCCACGCTGATCAAGCATGTCAAAAACGCGGACGCCAAGGCGATTTCCAGAACACCGGGAGTCGGCAAGAAAACTGCTGAGCGGATTATTCTGGAATTAAAAGACAAGTTTAAAAATGTCCCGATGCCGGAACAGGACGGTGCGTCAGTTTCTGCAGGTGCAACCGAAAAGATGCAGCGCCAGGATGATCTTTACAACGAAGGCATTAACGGTCTGCTGGGATTGGGTTACGCTTATAAAGAAGCTTCTGATCTGATTGATCAGGTGATATCGCCGGATATGAGCATTGAGGATTTGCTGAAGGCAGCACTGGCGGCAGCCTCAAAAATGTAAAAGGAAATTATGAAAGATCGCATTATTACCACTGAATTTTCTGAACCTGATGTTGAAATAGAACATTCCCTGAGACCGCAGAATCTAAGCGAGTACATCGGCCAGAGCCGGGTGAAAAAACAAATGGGGATTTTCATCAATGCGGCCAAGAAGCGCGGAGAACCGCTGGATCACGTCCTTTTGTACGGGCCTCCCGGATTGGGAAAAACCACACTGGCCAATATTATCGCCAATGAAATGGGAACCAAAATCCGCATTACGTCTGGGCCTGCCATTGAAAAACCCGGAGATCTCGCATCGATTTTGACGACCCTGAAGGCAGGGGATGTCTTATTTATCGATGAAATTCACCGGATGCAGCGCCAGGTCGAAGAAGTGCTTTATCCGGCGATGGAAGACTTCGCCCTGGATATTATCATCGGCAAAGGTCCGGGAGCAAAAAGCATCCGCCTCGACCTGCCAAAGTTCACTTTAGTGGGCGCCACAACCCGGGCAGGACAGTTAACGGCGCCCCTTCGGGACCGCTTCGGCGTTGTCCAGCGTCTGGAATTGTATTCGCCTGAAGAACTGGCTTCGATTATTAAGCGCTCTGCCGGAATCCTGCACATTGAGATCGATGACTCAGGTGCTGAAGAGCTGGCCCGCAGATCGAGGGGCACCCCAAGGGTGGCAAACCGCCTGCTCAAGCGTGTGAGGGATTATGCAGAAATGGAAGGCGAAGGGGTCATCGACCTGGAAACGGCGAAACAGGCCCTTAAACTGTTTGAAGTGGATGATGTCGGTCTGGATGAAAACGACCGGCTGATGCTGAGAACCATCGCTGAAAAATTTGACGGCGGACCGGTGGGGTTAAACACCTTGGCTGCTTCTATCGGCGAGGAAGCGAATACCATAGAAGAAGTGTACGAGCCCTATCTGCTTCAGCTCGGGTTTTTAGCCAGAACCCCCAGCGGACGGGTGATCACATCTTCTGGGTGTGCCCACCTGGGGCTGCAGGCAGCGAAGGGCCTGACCAATCAAATCAGTCTGGAGGAATTGACAAAGCATGATGAAGAAGTCTGATTTTTATTACGATTTGCCGGAGTCATTAATCGCACAGACGCCGGCGGAAAAAAGGGATATGTCGCGTCTGATGGTGATCAACCGGAAGAACGATCAGATTGAAGACCGCCATTTCCACGATATTGTCGAGTATTTAAAACCGGGAGATCTTCTGGTCATGAATGACACGAAGGTATTGCCGGTAAGAATATACGGGCATAAAAAAGAAACAGGCGGTAAAATAGAACTGCTTCTTTTGAAGCGCCTTGACGATCAGCACTGGGAAACGATGGTCAAGCCCGGCCGGAAAGCCAAACCCGAAACGGTGCTGGAATTTAAAGATGACGCGGGACATGTTGTGCTGACCGGGACCATTGAAAAGACGATCGACAACGGGCTTCGGGTGATTGCCTTTGAATATGACGGCGTCTTTGAAGAAATCCTGAACCAGATCGGCACCATGCCGTTGCCGCCCTATATTCACGAAAAACTGAAAGACCCCAACCGCTACCAGACGGTGTACGCCAAGTACAACGGTTCAGCGGCGGCGCCCACGGCCGGCCTTCACTTTACAAAAGAACTGCTGGAAAAAATCAGAGAGATGGGGGTTAAGACCACTGCCGTGACCCTTCACGTCGGATTGGGGACGTTCAGACCGGTGAAAGAAGAAAACATTCTGGATCATCAGATGCATTCAGAACAATACAGTGTTTCTCCTGAAACGGCGCAGCTCATCAACGAAACGCAGAAAGCGGGCGGCCGGATCATCGCAGTCGGGACGACCACCGTGCGCACCCTGGAAAGTGTGGCGGCGAATAACGGCGGCAAAATTGTGCCGGAACGGGGATCGACGTCCATCTTTATTTATCCCGGTTTTCACTGGCAGGTGATCGACGCGTTAATTACGAATTTCCATCTGCCGGAGTCGACGCTTTTGATGCTGGTTTCTTCTTTCTACGACCGGGAAAAAATATTAGCGGCATATCGGCACGCTGTCGATGAAAAATACCGTTTTTTCAGTTTTGGCGATGCCATGTTTATCGAGTAGGTCTGCCATGTTTCGATACGAACTATTACATGAAGAAAAATACACCGGGGCGCGTCTGGGCCGGATCATCACCGATCACGGGGAAATTCAGACCCCGATTTTTATGCCGGTAGGGACCCAGGCGACGGTCAAATCCATGGACAACTGGGATCTGCACCGCATGAACGCCCAGATCATTCTGGGCAATACCTACCATCTTTATTTAAGGCCCGGGGAAGAAGTCATGGCGAAAGCCGGCGGCCTTCACCGTTTTATGAACTGGGACCGGCCGATTTTGACGGATTCCGGCGGCTTCCAGGTTTTCTCCCTGGGGGCGATTCGAAAGATCACAGAAGAGGGCGTCCGCTTCACGTCTTATCTAGACGGATCCCGCCATTTTATGCGTCCTGAGGATTCCATTCACCTGCAGAATGTCATCGGCGCGGACATCATCATGTGCTTTGACGAATGTGCGCCGGCCGACGCCGATTATGACTACACGAAGCACTCCATGGAAATGACGACCCGATGGGCCAAACGCTGCCAGAACGCTCACGAAAATCCGGAACACCAGGCGCTGTTTGGCATTGTCCAGGGCGGGATGTTCGACGATCTGCGGCGCAAAAGCGCCCAGGATCTCGTGGCAATGGATTTTCCGGGATATGCCATCGGCGGCCTCTCTGTCGGAGAAACCCACGAAAAAATGTACCACATGCTGGATGTGACGACGCCGCTATTGCCCAAAGAAAAGCCCCGCTATCTCATGGGGGTAGGATCTGTAGATGCATTATTTGAAGGGGTGCTCAGAGGCATCGACATGTTCGACTGTGTGCTTCAGACGCGCATTGCCCGAAACGGCACGGCCATGACATCAGAAGGCAAGAAAGTCATTCGCAATGCGACTTACGAGATGGATTTCAGTCCCGTTGATCCCAACTGCGACTGTGAAGTCTGCACCCATCACACCCGGGCGTACATCCGGCATCTCATCAAGTGCAAGGAAATATTAGGGGCGAGATTATTGACATATCACAATTTATATTTTACACTATCCCTAATGGAAAAAATCCGGGAAGCGATTAAACAGGATGCCCTGCTAGATCTGCGGACCGAAGTTTTCAGTCACTATGGAATAAAAAAGATTGGAGTTTATCAGAATGATTAATCAGGTTTTAGGCTTGACCCTTCAGGCGTCACAGACATCCCGAAACAACATGGCCAGCATCGCGTCGGTCATTATTCTGGCGGTGTTCTTGTATTTCCTCATGATCCGTCCTCAGCGCAAACGCCAGAAACAGATGGAAGACATGCACACTGGGATGAAAATCGGAGACGAAGTCCTGACAGCGGGCGGGTTTTATGGTATAATCAGTGCATTGGATGACAAAAACGTGGTTCTGGAAATGCTGCCGGATTTCCACAAAATGATGATCCGCAAAGAATCCATCGTCCGCGTCATCAAAGCCGACGACGTCGAAGCCGAAGAAGAAGCGGCTGAAACAGATCAGGCAGATGAAAAAGTCGAAAAAGTTGAAAAGCCAGCTGAAACGGGTTCTGAAGAAGCTTCAAAAAGCGAAGATGCCCCGGAAAAAGCTGATGAATAAATAAAAGAGCATTTTGAAAGGGGAAATATCATCATGAAACATATTCAAGTTGTTCACAAGGGACGTTTATGCGAAACCACCAATAAAGGATGCGGCGAATGCCAGACTTCCTGCCAGTCAGCATGCAAGACTTCCTGCACCGTCGGGAATCAGCACTGCAAACAGGCACAGGCAAAATAATCGCAGAACACGGTATGAAGCGGGCAGGCAAATGAGCCTGCCTGTTTTTTTCTGAAAGAAAATCACATGAAAAATACACATTCTCAAATTCATAAATTTTATCTCAACGATCACTATATCGTGCTGGACGTGGCGAGTGAATCGTTAATGAGTGTCGATAAAATGACCTACGACATTCTCGACGATTTTCATCTCAAGTCCGACGAAGAAACACTGGCCAAATGGCAGCAGACTTACCCAAAAAACGAAGTTGAAGAAGTCATTGCCGAACTGCACGAACTGGAAAAGCAGGGCATGCTTTACGTACCGGATGATTATGATCCCATGGTTTATAAGAATTACGACCTGATTAAATCCATGTGTCTCAACGTGGCCCACGACTGCAATTTAAGATGCAAATACTGTTTTGCTTCTCAGGGCGATTTTAACGGCAAGCGCGACGTGATGCCCTACGAAGTCGGCAAAAAGGCATTGGACTTTCTCGTGGCTCAGTCGAAGAACCGCCACAATCTAGAAGTGGATTTCTTCGGGGGCGAACCGATGATGAATTTCGATGTGGTCAAGCGCCTCGTGGCATACGGCCGAAGCCTGGAAGAACCACACAACAAAAAATTCAAGTTCACGATGACCACAAACGGCATGCTTTTGAACGACGAAAACATGAAATGGATCGATGAAAACATGGGCAACGTCGTGTTGAGTTTGGACGGCCGGAAGGAAGTCAATGACCGGATGCGCCCCACAGTCTCGGGAAAAGGATCTTACGACATTATCTTCAACCACATCAAAAAGATGTGCGATATTCGTGAAGAAAGCGGCAAGGAATATTATGTCCGGGGCACCTATACCAAATATAATCTAGACTTTGGCCGTGATGTAGAAGACATGGCCCGCCGCGGATTTAAGAGCATTTCAGTGGAACCGGTGGTGACTGATCCGTCAAAACCCTACGCGATTCTGGAAGAAGACGTGGAGGCCATTAAGAAAGAATACGACCGTCTGGCCATCGCCTATCTGAATCAGGAAGATGAGGGGCTTGATTATCTCTTTTATCATTTTATGGTCGATTTGAACGGCGGCCCCTGTGTGTACAAACGTCTTTCAGGCTGCGGCGCCGGAAGAGACTACGTTGCAGTGACGCCAAAGGGCAATATTTATCCGTGCCACCAGTTTGTGGGACAGCCGGAATTTATCATGGGCAATGTGGATGAAGGCATCACCAAACCGGAAATCAAGGATAAGTTTATGGAAGCCGGTCTTTTGAACAAGCCGTCCTGCCGGGACTGCTGGTGCCGTTATTTCTGCGGCGGCGGCTGCCATGCCAATGCCTGGAATTTCAATCACACGGTCATGAAACCCTACGAAGTGTCCTGTGAAATCGAACGACACCGGGTTGAAAATGCCCTGATGATTAAAATTGTACAGGACGAACGCCGGTCTGCAGATTGACAGAGATCTTGATATTTTTTATAATGAAAGATGTTCCGAGCTGTGGTTGAAAGTCGAGGCCAGTCGCAGGCAAAACGATCCACGTAAGGTATTCAACAATAAAATAATCGATCATGGTGCGGCCTAGATGTAAGTCCAGCCGGTGAGAACCGAGAGAAGGAAAAGTGAGATGATATCAGGCAAAACTTCCAGCTGGCGGGTGTGGGGGCAAAGACCAGGTCAGTCGGAACAATAGGATTCATTTTTAATGAATCCTTTTTTAGTGAAAAGGGAGCCAGATGATTTACACAGCACTCACAAAGAAGGCCATGAATCTGATGTACGAGGTGCATAAAAATCAGCGGGATAAAGGAAATGTGCCCTATGTCTTTCATCCCTGGCATGTGGCGGAACAGATGCGGGATGAGATTTCTGCAGCCGCTGCACTGCTTCACGATGTGTGTGAAGACGGAGACGTGCGTTTGGCAGATTTAAGACAAATGGGCTTTCCGGAAGCTGTTGTTAAAGCCGTTGACCTCTTGACGCGCCGTCCGGGACAGACGTATTCGGCATATATAGAAAAGCTGGAAGATGATCCTGTGGCGCGGCAGGTCAAAATTGCCGATCTCATTCACAATCAGGATCTCAGCCGTCTGTCAAAGACAGACAGTGAAAAGACGCTGAAACGGCAGCAAAAATACGCGAAAGCCTTAACTTATTTAAAACAGTATAAAAGCGCCGAATGAAACGGTCTGCTTTGCCGAGGGCATATCCCGGCAGGGCAGGCCTTATTTTTTTGCTTTTATATTTTTTTCGAAGAGCGCAAATAAATTAAAAGCATTTTGCGAGATCGGGGCATTTTTCCGGCGCACCAGCTGAAGTTTGGAAGTCAGGCGCGGCGCGTCGACTGAAACCGCAGTTAAATGGGGAAAAGAAGCGGCAACGGAGCGGGGAACGAGGGCAGCGCCGAGACCTGCAGAAGCCCACTGCAGAGTGGTTCTGGCGTCTTCATTGACACAGACAATGTTCGGTTTGAGATCGCGGTCCTGAAAAAGCAGGCGGATTTCCTGTTCCCATCTTCGGTAAATGATGAGCGGCAGCTGGGCGAGCTGTTGAATTGCAAGAGAAGTTTCACCGAGAGGTGCTTTCTCGGCAGAGAAAACGGCGGCAAAAGGATCTTCTCTCAAGGTCAGGGTTTCAAGGCCTCTGCTGTGATAAGGGGTTCTGATCACGGCAAGTTCGATCTGGCCGTTTTCAAGCAGGGTCAGCAGATCAAAGGTGTTGCGCTCGGTGACTTTGAAAATAACGCCGGGAAAATGCTGGTGAAAAGTCCGGATGACCTTAAAGAATTCCGGCGATGCACAGGACGATATGAGGCCGATATGAACCGAACCCTGTTTGCCGTACCGCAGGTTCTGCATTTCTTCTTCAGTGGTCTTTGCCATGGATAAAATCTGAACGGCGTGGCGGTAGAGGACGCGGCCGGCTTCGGTCAGCGTGATGTGACGGGCGCCCCGCTCAAAAAGGGTCACGCCGCATTCGGTTTCAAGCAGTTTGATCTGAGTCGAAAGGGGCGGCTGGGAAAGATGCAGTTTTCGTGCGGCTTCGGAGATCGTGCCGTTTTCCACAACAGCCGTAAAATAATGAAGCTGTCTGAGATCCATTGTTCCTCCAAATATATTTAAAATATATGGTTATTAAATCATTCAATATTATTCATATAGTTATTTTCATGATATCATAAATGCGAAGAAGGAAGGAGGCCCCATGAAAAAATTATTTGAATATTTAAAAGATTACAGGCGCGATGCCGTGATGGCGCCGACGTTTAAGCTGTTGGAAGCTTTTTTTGATTTACTGGTGCCGCT
This genomic window contains:
- a CDS encoding type 1 glutamine amidotransferase, which translates into the protein MDQPLRICHLYPDILNLYGDRGNVLCLKRRMEWRNMPVEVSKVGVGEPLKADDYDLFFVGGGQDFDQEVLLPDLFSGKDKELKAAIEDGKPVLAICGGYQMLGAYYKTWDGKQIDFIGALDFYTKGVKTRMIGNYVFTFDDRPGVNVIGFENHSGKTYLGAGVRPMGTVLKGYGNNGEDKTEGVRYKNVFGTYSHGCLLPKNPAVADALLSAALERKTGHGELSPLPDRFENRAHDEMEKRLLG
- a CDS encoding class I SAM-dependent DNA methyltransferase, coding for MYEDFAKVYDELMQEIDYDEWADYLFRMTLNATTPIKKILEFGCGTGNITLRLAKKGFDVTAVDLSEDMLTVADEKAEAQGIDNVRFFKGDMSNFQIDETFDAVIVCCDSFNYLENLEKVESFIACSKEALRPGGLLMFDMNTPEKYKETIGDNTFVYNFDNVYCVWENTLKPEEEKIDFDLSFFVRRKDDLYERYEEQQSQYYYPVEEIFRLLKIPSFKNQKIYDFGTFLAGGALSDRVQYVAEKR
- the ruvA gene encoding Holliday junction branch migration protein RuvA is translated as MFEYIKGELEAQRADGVVIETGGFGYWIRTSMTTSAKLPELHQPVKLLLYPAFREDDVTLYGFFSEEERQLFVTLIGISGVGPKAAMSLLSQFDEATLIKHVKNADAKAISRTPGVGKKTAERIILELKDKFKNVPMPEQDGASVSAGATEKMQRQDDLYNEGINGLLGLGYAYKEASDLIDQVISPDMSIEDLLKAALAAASKM
- the ruvB gene encoding Holliday junction branch migration DNA helicase RuvB, which translates into the protein MKDRIITTEFSEPDVEIEHSLRPQNLSEYIGQSRVKKQMGIFINAAKKRGEPLDHVLLYGPPGLGKTTLANIIANEMGTKIRITSGPAIEKPGDLASILTTLKAGDVLFIDEIHRMQRQVEEVLYPAMEDFALDIIIGKGPGAKSIRLDLPKFTLVGATTRAGQLTAPLRDRFGVVQRLELYSPEELASIIKRSAGILHIEIDDSGAEELARRSRGTPRVANRLLKRVRDYAEMEGEGVIDLETAKQALKLFEVDDVGLDENDRLMLRTIAEKFDGGPVGLNTLAASIGEEANTIEEVYEPYLLQLGFLARTPSGRVITSSGCAHLGLQAAKGLTNQISLEELTKHDEEV
- the queA gene encoding tRNA preQ1(34) S-adenosylmethionine ribosyltransferase-isomerase QueA — protein: MKKSDFYYDLPESLIAQTPAEKRDMSRLMVINRKNDQIEDRHFHDIVEYLKPGDLLVMNDTKVLPVRIYGHKKETGGKIELLLLKRLDDQHWETMVKPGRKAKPETVLEFKDDAGHVVLTGTIEKTIDNGLRVIAFEYDGVFEEILNQIGTMPLPPYIHEKLKDPNRYQTVYAKYNGSAAAPTAGLHFTKELLEKIREMGVKTTAVTLHVGLGTFRPVKEENILDHQMHSEQYSVSPETAQLINETQKAGGRIIAVGTTTVRTLESVAANNGGKIVPERGSTSIFIYPGFHWQVIDALITNFHLPESTLLMLVSSFYDREKILAAYRHAVDEKYRFFSFGDAMFIE
- the tgt gene encoding tRNA guanosine(34) transglycosylase Tgt gives rise to the protein MFRYELLHEEKYTGARLGRIITDHGEIQTPIFMPVGTQATVKSMDNWDLHRMNAQIILGNTYHLYLRPGEEVMAKAGGLHRFMNWDRPILTDSGGFQVFSLGAIRKITEEGVRFTSYLDGSRHFMRPEDSIHLQNVIGADIIMCFDECAPADADYDYTKHSMEMTTRWAKRCQNAHENPEHQALFGIVQGGMFDDLRRKSAQDLVAMDFPGYAIGGLSVGETHEKMYHMLDVTTPLLPKEKPRYLMGVGSVDALFEGVLRGIDMFDCVLQTRIARNGTAMTSEGKKVIRNATYEMDFSPVDPNCDCEVCTHHTRAYIRHLIKCKEILGARLLTYHNLYFTLSLMEKIREAIKQDALLDLRTEVFSHYGIKKIGVYQND
- the yajC gene encoding preprotein translocase subunit YajC, which gives rise to MINQVLGLTLQASQTSRNNMASIASVIILAVFLYFLMIRPQRKRQKQMEDMHTGMKIGDEVLTAGGFYGIISALDDKNVVLEMLPDFHKMMIRKESIVRVIKADDVEAEEEAAETDQADEKVEKVEKPAETGSEEASKSEDAPEKADE
- the scfA gene encoding six-cysteine ranthipeptide SCIFF, which produces MKHIQVVHKGRLCETTNKGCGECQTSCQSACKTSCTVGNQHCKQAQAK
- the scfB gene encoding thioether cross-link-forming SCIFF peptide maturase — encoded protein: MKNTHSQIHKFYLNDHYIVLDVASESLMSVDKMTYDILDDFHLKSDEETLAKWQQTYPKNEVEEVIAELHELEKQGMLYVPDDYDPMVYKNYDLIKSMCLNVAHDCNLRCKYCFASQGDFNGKRDVMPYEVGKKALDFLVAQSKNRHNLEVDFFGGEPMMNFDVVKRLVAYGRSLEEPHNKKFKFTMTTNGMLLNDENMKWIDENMGNVVLSLDGRKEVNDRMRPTVSGKGSYDIIFNHIKKMCDIREESGKEYYVRGTYTKYNLDFGRDVEDMARRGFKSISVEPVVTDPSKPYAILEEDVEAIKKEYDRLAIAYLNQEDEGLDYLFYHFMVDLNGGPCVYKRLSGCGAGRDYVAVTPKGNIYPCHQFVGQPEFIMGNVDEGITKPEIKDKFMEAGLLNKPSCRDCWCRYFCGGGCHANAWNFNHTVMKPYEVSCEIERHRVENALMIKIVQDERRSAD
- a CDS encoding GTP pyrophosphokinase — its product is MIYTALTKKAMNLMYEVHKNQRDKGNVPYVFHPWHVAEQMRDEISAAAALLHDVCEDGDVRLADLRQMGFPEAVVKAVDLLTRRPGQTYSAYIEKLEDDPVARQVKIADLIHNQDLSRLSKTDSEKTLKRQQKYAKALTYLKQYKSAE
- a CDS encoding LysR family transcriptional regulator — encoded protein: MDLRQLHYFTAVVENGTISEAARKLHLSQPPLSTQIKLLETECGVTLFERGARHITLTEAGRVLYRHAVQILSMAKTTEEEMQNLRYGKQGSVHIGLISSCASPEFFKVIRTFHQHFPGVIFKVTERNTFDLLTLLENGQIELAVIRTPYHSRGLETLTLREDPFAAVFSAEKAPLGETSLAIQQLAQLPLIIYRRWEQEIRLLFQDRDLKPNIVCVNEDARTTLQWASAGLGAALVPRSVAASFPHLTAVSVDAPRLTSKLQLVRRKNAPISQNAFNLFALFEKNIKAKK